The Desulfobacterales bacterium genome includes the window AATCCGCGTGCATCCAGGGGAACACATGCTTTGCGCCGAACGCCAGTATCAGAAACAACAGAAACGAGACCGGGAAAAACCCGGCAAAGGCTTCGGCCAAACCGGCCATGGGGCCGCTCCAGCGGGCGCGGGTCACATGCATCAGCGCGGAAAATAAAAAAGCGCCCTGAGAAATCGCTGACCAGAGGAGAAAATTAATCAGATAGGCTTGCCAGGCCCGCTCCGGATGCGGGCCGGCGGCCTGAATCAAAAATGCAATTCCTCCCAGGACCGCCAGCAAGGCCGATACAAACCACACCGGCCGGAAGTGAATCACGGGCATGCCGGAAACATCAGGTGTCATAACACCTCGCTTCGCCGCCGTTTTGCTCCACAAAGGCCAACAGCGCCTCCTGCGCACCGGGCTCGCAGGAAGCCAGCAATCCATAATGGGCGCCGGATAAGCGCTCATCATAGTGGGTTAATGCCCCGCGCGCCGGCAAACGGGCCTGCGTCATCATGCCGATGATGTTGCCGAATACGGCAAAAAGCACCGTAAATTCGAACCCGACGATAAAAAACGGCACCAGGGCCACGACCGGCTTTCCGCCCACCAGCAGGTTCCAGCGCGTCGCCGTAAAGGCGGCCAGCAGAAATCCGACAAAAAAGCCGATGATGCCCCCGGCCAGGGTGAAATAGCCCACCGCGCTTTTTTTCAGTTTCAGGGCTGCTGCGATTTTTTCACTGGGTATCGGTGAATGCACACGGTCGATTCGCCAAGGCAGGGTTGCCATGGCCCGAATGGCTTCAGCGGCCCGGGCGTCGTCCTTAAAAAGCCCCATGACATATTTTCTATCCGCCATGTGTGCCTCCCTGATGCACCATCTCTTTGAGTTCCGTTGTGGACATGGACGGCATGTGTTTGACAAACAGGATAAAGAGCATGAAAAAAAGGCTGAAACTGCCCAGCATGATACCGATTTCAATCCATGTCGGCGCATAATGCCCCCAGGCATGGGGAATAAAATCATGCGCCACGCTGGTGATGATAATAACAAATCGCTCAAACCACATGCCGATATTGATCAAAATGGAAATGCCGAACAACCACCCCAAATGGGTTCGGATTTTTTTGAAGAAAAAGAGAAGCGGAACGACGGCATTGCACACGAACATGATCCAAAACCCAACCCGATAGGCACCGGTGGCCCGGTAGGTAAAGATGGCGGCCTCCATGTCGTTGTGACTGTACCAGGCGATGAAAAACTCGGTGGAATAGGCAAACCCCACGATCAAGCCGGTCAGAATAATGGTCTTGGCCACGTTTTCCAATACCTGCAGGCTGATAAAGCGTTCATAGCGAAAGATTTGGCGAAGCGGAATCATGAGGGTAATCACCATGGCAAGACCGGAGTGAATGGCGCCCGCGACAAAATACGGCGCAAAAATGGTCGTATGCCAGCCGGGCACCACGCCCAGGGCAAAATCCCAGGAGACCACGGAGTGCACCGAGATTACGAGCGGCGTCGCAAGGGCCGCGAAAAAAAGATAGGCCCTGGCATAATGGCGCCAGTGCTCGTGGCTGCCGGTCCAGCCCAGGGCAAGGATGCCATATATCTTTTTCCGCGTCCCCTGAGCCCGGTCCCGCACCGTGGCCAGATCGGGCAGCATGCCCGTGTACCAGAAAAGGGAACTGACAGTCAGATAGGTACTGATCGCCACCACGTCGAACATGAGGGGGGATTGAAAGTTGGGCCACAGGGTCCGTTGGGTCGGAACGGGCAGCATGTAATAAACCATCCATACCCGGCCCAGATGAATAAAGGGGAAAAGTCCTGCCGTGCAGACGGCGAACACGGTCATGGTTTCCGCAGCCCGCGCAATCGGGTTTCGCCAACCGGCCCGAAAGAGATGCAAAATCGCTGAAATCAGCGTCCCCGAATGCGCAATTCCAACCCAAAACACGAAATTGATCAGGTAGGTCCCCCAGGCCACCGGGTTGTTCTGGCCCCCAACGCCGATCCCTACGAAAATCTGATACGCCCAGCAGGCGCCGCCCAGTAAAACACCTCCGAACAACGCCGCCACGATCAGCCAGTACCCCCGGGTCGGCGGCTGCAAGGTATCGAGCACGGTCTGATCGATCTCGTCAAATGTGATTACAGCCTCATCCGTCATTGATCACCTTATGCAAGGTCCGCTTTATCGTGAACGTGAACGTACACGTGCTCGTGAACGTGAACGGTTCTTAACATCAACGCGCTCTCTTTCGAGATAGAACCATATGCTTCAACAAATCTTCGCCGCCATCATCCAAAAAAATCAAAAGTTCATTCCGCGGTCCAGTACACAGACCTCTTTCGTGCACGTGCACGTGCACGTGTACGTGTACGTGTACGTTTACGTTCACGAAACAGCCAACACCTTTTTCAAGTAAATAACCGCCGGCTTTGTATTCAGATACCCCATCACCTGATAGGCGCGGGGATCAGCCACCAGCCGGCGAACGCGGCTTTCGGGATCCATCAGGTTGCCGAAAACCAGCGCATCCGTGGGACAGGTCTGCACGCAGGCCGGCACGACCTCGCCGTCGCGAATACCCCGATTCTCATTTTTCGCGACCCCATGGGCGGCCTTGATCCGCTGAATGCAAAAGGAGCATTTTTCCATAACCCCCTTGGCGCGGACCGTGACATCGGGGTTTAATTGTTTTTCAAGCGGGTGGGGCCACTTCCAGTCAAACCAGTTGAACCGCCTCACCTTATACGGACAGTTTTGCGAACAGAACCGGGTGCCGATACACCGGTTGTACACCTGGTTGTTAAGCCCCTCCTTGGAATGGTGCGGCGCGTACACCGGGCAAACCGGCTCGCACGGCGCATTGTCACAGTGCTGGCACATCATGGGCAAAAAAATGATCCGGTGCGGATCTTCCATGTCGTGATATCGCTCCACGCGAAGCCAGGACATTTCCCTTCCTTCCAGAATACGTGCCTCGCCAACCACGCCGAGGTTGTTTTCCGCATAACAGGCCGCCATACAGGCGCCGCAGCCGATACACCGGTCCAGATCCACCACCATGGACCACCGGTACCCCTCGTGTCCATGGGGCGGGTAAAAATCCCGCTCCGGCGAATAGCCTTCGGGCAACGGCAAGGTCAGGGGAAAATCATTCATGGTCAGCCCGACCTTGTGCGTAGAAGCGCCGCCCTTTTCCGGATGAGCGGCGGCCCGGGGTTTTTCGGTATACAACGCAATTTTCCGGCCATGCTGAATTCGGCTGCCGTCCGTATGGGCAAGCACCGCGGACCGGCCGGTTGGTTTCACGCTGACCCGGCAACCGCTCAAAGCGGTCTCCTCGGTCGCAGCCTTTTCCGGCAGCAATACCGCCGGGTTAACCCCCGAGTGCCCCTGCCCCATGCTCATCACCAACGCTTGCGGATGGACCCCTTCCGTTTCATACACGATGGCATCCATTTCGCCAAAAGCCGATTGAATCCGCACCACCGATTCGTGGGCCAGCCCGTTTTGGGCCACCGCATGCGAGTGCATGAGCACCGGGCTTTGCCAGGCCACTTTGGTCAATGGGTCCGGCACCTCGCACAACCAGGGCTTATCGGCGCCACGGCCATCAAAAAACCGAATGGAAGGGGCGGTCATGAACACCAGTTGCGAAGCAGCGTCCGAATTGTCTTTCAAGCCGGAGATATCGGATAAGCGAGCCAACACCGTCTTCCAATCGGGCCTGATTGTGAAAACGCCTTCCGCACCGTTTTCACCGCGGTCAAATAGCCCTCCCTGCCGTACGGCTTGAACCCACTGCCTTTCATTTGACACCACTCCCGCAGCCTTGAACCGGGCCTTGATATAGGAGAGAAAATTTTCCGAGGGCTTTTCTTCCGGATAGGCCAGCTTTAAGAATAGATCACCCAATCCCGGCGCCCGTGTTTGGGGCGCCATAACCGGTTGAAGAATGCCCTGAATGCCGCGCCGGGCACCATACTCGTCCCAGGCTTCAAGAGAATGGGCAAGCGGAATGACCAGATCGGCCGATTGAGCGGTATCATTCATACAATCGGAAAAGCTGACCACAAAGATATCCTTCCGTTCCAGCGCCGCCGCGATTTTCGCGGATAGAGGCAGGGAACCCACCGGATTCACACGGTTCAGCAATAAAAGCGACGGTGGCTCCCGGTTCAGCCGTTCGAAAAACCCCATTGCCTTTTCAATCGGCGCCGCCATGCCAACCCGATGCGGATGATCGAAATCAATCAAGGTCAGTTCCGGATCAAGAATCAGGTTCAGCAGGTTTGCCGCTGAATGGACCAGCGACCCGCGCTTGGCGTCGGCGAGCGCCCCCGCCCCCAACACCAACGGGGTTCGCGATGTTAAAAGCGCGCGAACGAGTTTCGTATACGCTTCTTGTTCAAGATCGCATCTCGCACAGACGGTTTCAGAAGAAAAGGACGCCACGGCCGTTTCAAGCGCTTTTCGAATGTCGGTTTCCAGCAGGCCTTTTCCGTTTTGCAGCATTTCACGAAGCAATCCCAGGGCCACCACCGCCTCAGTGCCGGGTTTACAGCAGATCCACTTATCCGCATTGGCCGCAGTAAGGGATTGGTGCGGGCTGATATGAAAAAAACATCCTTTTTTATCACCGGTCAGGGCATGCATGTTTTTAAACCGGCGGGCATAGAATACGGGAGAGAGCCAGGTTTCCAGAAAATCCGCGCCAAAGGAAATCAGAAGGTCGGCCTCGGCCATTCGATAAGCGGCCAGTTCGGCATGCCCGAAAACCGTTTTATTGGCGTCAATGAGTGCGTCATAGGTCAACGGCTCGTACACCAGCGGTGGACCGGCGTGCCATCTTTCCATTCCTCCGGATAAAAGCTGATAGAGACTCTCCCCGACGGTTTCCGTCACCATCCGCACGCGATCCAGCCCGCTTTTGGCGGCCATTTTCACTTTTTCACGAAGCATTCCCGCCGCCGCCTCGAAGCTGACGGTACGCCGGGAATTGCCGTCTTTCACTTGCGGCGCGGAAAGCCGGTCCGGATGGTATACGCCTTGAAGCGCCGCCTGGCCCCGCATGCACAGCTTGCCC containing:
- a CDS encoding 4Fe-4S dicluster domain-containing protein; translated protein: MKRRTFLKMAGLGSLAFAAGCGSETEKHLFSLVRSTDDLVTGKAAWYASVCRECPAGCGILVKNREGRAIKIEGNPLHPVNQGKLCMRGQAALQGVYHPDRLSAPQVKDGNSRRTVSFEAAAGMLREKVKMAAKSGLDRVRMVTETVGESLYQLLSGGMERWHAGPPLVYEPLTYDALIDANKTVFGHAELAAYRMAEADLLISFGADFLETWLSPVFYARRFKNMHALTGDKKGCFFHISPHQSLTAANADKWICCKPGTEAVVALGLLREMLQNGKGLLETDIRKALETAVASFSSETVCARCDLEQEAYTKLVRALLTSRTPLVLGAGALADAKRGSLVHSAANLLNLILDPELTLIDFDHPHRVGMAAPIEKAMGFFERLNREPPSLLLLNRVNPVGSLPLSAKIAAALERKDIFVVSFSDCMNDTAQSADLVIPLAHSLEAWDEYGARRGIQGILQPVMAPQTRAPGLGDLFLKLAYPEEKPSENFLSYIKARFKAAGVVSNERQWVQAVRQGGLFDRGENGAEGVFTIRPDWKTVLARLSDISGLKDNSDAASQLVFMTAPSIRFFDGRGADKPWLCEVPDPLTKVAWQSPVLMHSHAVAQNGLAHESVVRIQSAFGEMDAIVYETEGVHPQALVMSMGQGHSGVNPAVLLPEKAATEETALSGCRVSVKPTGRSAVLAHTDGSRIQHGRKIALYTEKPRAAAHPEKGGASTHKVGLTMNDFPLTLPLPEGYSPERDFYPPHGHEGYRWSMVVDLDRCIGCGACMAACYAENNLGVVGEARILEGREMSWLRVERYHDMEDPHRIIFLPMMCQHCDNAPCEPVCPVYAPHHSKEGLNNQVYNRCIGTRFCSQNCPYKVRRFNWFDWKWPHPLEKQLNPDVTVRAKGVMEKCSFCIQRIKAAHGVAKNENRGIRDGEVVPACVQTCPTDALVFGNLMDPESRVRRLVADPRAYQVMGYLNTKPAVIYLKKVLAVS
- a CDS encoding DUF3341 domain-containing protein, with translation MADRKYVMGLFKDDARAAEAIRAMATLPWRIDRVHSPIPSEKIAAALKLKKSAVGYFTLAGGIIGFFVGFLLAAFTATRWNLLVGGKPVVALVPFFIVGFEFTVLFAVFGNIIGMMTQARLPARGALTHYDERLSGAHYGLLASCEPGAQEALLAFVEQNGGEARCYDT
- the nrfD gene encoding NrfD/PsrC family molybdoenzyme membrane anchor subunit is translated as MTDEAVITFDEIDQTVLDTLQPPTRGYWLIVAALFGGVLLGGACWAYQIFVGIGVGGQNNPVAWGTYLINFVFWVGIAHSGTLISAILHLFRAGWRNPIARAAETMTVFAVCTAGLFPFIHLGRVWMVYYMLPVPTQRTLWPNFQSPLMFDVVAISTYLTVSSLFWYTGMLPDLATVRDRAQGTRKKIYGILALGWTGSHEHWRHYARAYLFFAALATPLVISVHSVVSWDFALGVVPGWHTTIFAPYFVAGAIHSGLAMVITLMIPLRQIFRYERFISLQVLENVAKTIILTGLIVGFAYSTEFFIAWYSHNDMEAAIFTYRATGAYRVGFWIMFVCNAVVPLLFFFKKIRTHLGWLFGISILINIGMWFERFVIIITSVAHDFIPHAWGHYAPTWIEIGIMLGSFSLFFMLFILFVKHMPSMSTTELKEMVHQGGTHGG